A stretch of Paenibacillus sp. URB8-2 DNA encodes these proteins:
- a CDS encoding extracellular solute-binding protein, protein MKKWIGVFLVALMAATAVAGCSGKDKEVTAGEVTNAPQKTKFSISLRTLAFNYVEKSPNLNKDKWVKKLEEMTNTDLDIVLVPHKEFEQKMVQMFATNDIPDVVQGSGGVNGKEMAGSVVAGVFMPLDDLLQKYGQNLLKKIPQEDWENVTYQGKIYAIPEFLSNPSRRATWIRKDLLDQTGLPVPKTVDEYLNVLRAFKKLGVENPYMGRQDFKYSDAFFGAYDVFPYLSMFEEVNGQVQPKFMDNENMMKALQTYKTMYDEGLINKEFATINPTNYKNAILAGKAGMWTMNANELLQWEQQLKAATPPAELEIIPSPVGPDGKGGSYLYGSVTRTYFIKEGTKNAADIVKFFDWMLSDEAETFFTFGNKGETYKEENGKIVYTPPTDSAAVDEERYRQSFLWLVQDTTYNKGVLNMTEEGKELIKVYETILAKEGRDGIQFDPRLDALVKNPDIAPNSDTAPPVLLTHMVKMVYGKEPISDWPKAVEEWLSKGGKDVIKEATEKYKTNSGITMPRR, encoded by the coding sequence ATGAAAAAATGGATTGGCGTCTTTCTGGTTGCATTAATGGCCGCTACAGCCGTTGCTGGTTGCTCAGGCAAGGACAAAGAAGTGACTGCCGGAGAAGTGACAAATGCGCCGCAGAAAACTAAATTCTCCATCTCGCTGCGGACGCTGGCTTTTAACTATGTTGAGAAATCGCCCAATCTGAATAAGGATAAATGGGTGAAAAAGCTGGAGGAGATGACGAACACCGATCTGGACATTGTGCTGGTTCCTCATAAGGAGTTCGAGCAGAAAATGGTCCAGATGTTCGCCACTAACGATATTCCTGACGTGGTTCAAGGTTCAGGCGGCGTAAACGGCAAGGAAATGGCCGGTTCCGTTGTGGCGGGAGTGTTCATGCCCCTGGATGACCTGCTGCAGAAATACGGTCAGAATCTGTTGAAGAAAATTCCGCAGGAAGACTGGGAAAATGTCACCTATCAAGGGAAAATCTACGCGATACCGGAGTTTCTGTCCAATCCGTCCCGTCGCGCGACTTGGATTCGCAAGGACCTGCTGGATCAAACTGGATTGCCGGTTCCCAAAACGGTCGATGAGTACTTGAATGTGCTCCGGGCCTTCAAAAAGCTGGGCGTTGAGAACCCGTACATGGGCCGGCAGGATTTCAAGTATTCCGACGCTTTCTTTGGCGCTTATGATGTTTTTCCGTACCTGTCCATGTTCGAGGAAGTAAACGGCCAGGTTCAGCCGAAGTTTATGGACAACGAAAATATGATGAAAGCGTTGCAGACCTACAAGACCATGTATGACGAAGGCTTGATCAACAAGGAATTCGCCACCATCAACCCGACCAACTACAAGAATGCGATTCTCGCGGGCAAAGCGGGTATGTGGACGATGAATGCCAATGAGCTTCTGCAGTGGGAGCAGCAATTGAAGGCTGCAACGCCACCCGCCGAGCTGGAGATTATTCCGTCGCCGGTTGGCCCTGACGGAAAAGGCGGCTCCTACTTGTACGGCTCCGTTACGCGCACCTACTTTATCAAGGAAGGTACGAAGAATGCTGCGGATATCGTGAAATTCTTTGACTGGATGCTGAGCGATGAGGCGGAAACCTTCTTTACCTTCGGGAACAAGGGCGAAACCTATAAGGAAGAGAACGGCAAAATCGTATACACCCCCCCCACGGATTCCGCTGCCGTAGATGAGGAGCGCTACCGTCAGTCCTTCCTGTGGCTGGTGCAGGACACCACTTACAACAAGGGGGTCCTTAATATGACGGAAGAAGGCAAGGAACTGATCAAAGTATACGAAACGATTCTGGCTAAGGAGGGCCGCGACGGGATTCAGTTCGACCCGCGTCTTGACGCCCTGGTGAAGAATCCGGACATCGCTCCCAACTCAGATACGGCCCCTCCGGTGCTGTTGACGCACATGGTGAAGATGGTGTATGGCAAGGAGCCCATCAGCGACTGGCCGAAGGCTGTAGAAGAGTGGCTTTCCAAGGGCGGTAAGGATGTCATCAAGGAAGCTACGGAAAAATATAAAACCAACTCGGGCATCACCATGCCCCGCAGATAA
- a CDS encoding heparinase II/III domain-containing protein: protein MMTIKEKAGTFSWARHAVDKLKTELDFFRSEEILLPAEPGGWWHQYVCPRHHTELIFDAAERDAVVFSCPKGCKLEGEPYRGAWLVYRHQAMARYALQAAVVYAADGEDFYSGLARTILAGYAEQFPLYPVHPDAQPWMLRGRAFHQALTEAIWSTTLIRAYLLLVDHGVTFTAEEEKKLQAFFTMLEESMEQYRRILIHEKKNAENNYTAWLNASLACVYAAKGTGEKLGSLLEGEGGFYHHLSIGVKPDGFEFEGSTYYHIFVLRAYLIAAEMAERFGVDLYDARGDQGQSICGMFQLLVELSGDNGELPALHDGPYARVPFSREVAEIFEIGCAVYKDPTFQPVLAKAYRYLYGQEGRTGLEAVLYGQGEGMDLHSASLTRASVLLPDSGFAVLRHSGNPLSVLADFGEHGGSHGHYDKLQITIMHRLGEVAPELGMVPYGSILRKEWYAETASHNTVSIGGRSQAPHTGSCRQFRQENEDTYLWIRSDGAYEEAVLDRHLLLTDGWLLDWFHVEQVTGREQDQEVDWWYHPTGHLLFPVEPRRVRTDSPAVLGQEAGYGSVEVLSVLQNETDCALRAGWSTRHGGGSHDPEYEVSVSALLPPGSILHEIRTPGITEDPSRRIRGIMLRHRGPSVDFITVYRDGHEPAVLKLVSQAGEPARIQVEATGQRVVYGLNPEAGLIQEEYRNTEE, encoded by the coding sequence ATGATGACCATAAAGGAGAAAGCGGGCACTTTTTCCTGGGCCCGCCATGCGGTGGATAAATTGAAGACAGAGCTGGACTTTTTCCGGAGTGAAGAGATTCTTCTTCCGGCAGAGCCGGGCGGCTGGTGGCATCAATATGTGTGTCCCCGGCATCATACCGAGCTGATCTTCGATGCTGCAGAGCGGGATGCGGTTGTCTTTTCTTGTCCGAAGGGCTGCAAGCTGGAAGGTGAACCCTACCGGGGAGCATGGCTGGTATACCGGCATCAGGCGATGGCGCGGTATGCACTGCAGGCTGCTGTGGTATACGCCGCAGACGGGGAAGACTTCTATAGCGGCCTGGCCCGGACGATTCTTGCCGGATATGCGGAGCAGTTCCCGCTGTATCCGGTTCATCCCGATGCTCAACCATGGATGCTTAGGGGCCGCGCCTTTCATCAGGCGCTGACGGAGGCTATCTGGTCCACCACGCTTATTCGGGCCTACTTGCTTCTTGTGGACCATGGAGTGACGTTCACGGCGGAGGAAGAGAAGAAGCTGCAGGCGTTCTTCACGATGCTGGAGGAGAGCATGGAGCAGTACCGCCGCATTCTCATTCACGAGAAGAAGAATGCAGAGAACAATTATACCGCATGGCTAAACGCCAGCCTGGCTTGCGTATACGCCGCCAAGGGTACCGGGGAAAAGCTCGGTTCCCTGCTGGAGGGGGAAGGCGGGTTCTATCATCATCTGTCTATTGGTGTCAAGCCGGACGGCTTTGAATTTGAAGGCAGCACGTACTACCATATTTTTGTGCTGCGGGCTTATCTCATAGCGGCCGAGATGGCCGAACGCTTCGGTGTCGATCTCTATGACGCCAGGGGAGATCAGGGACAATCCATCTGTGGCATGTTTCAGTTGTTAGTGGAGCTTAGTGGCGACAACGGGGAGCTTCCAGCCCTGCATGATGGTCCTTATGCACGCGTTCCTTTCTCGCGGGAAGTCGCTGAAATATTCGAAATAGGGTGTGCGGTTTACAAAGACCCCACCTTCCAGCCTGTACTGGCGAAGGCTTATCGGTATTTATACGGGCAGGAAGGGCGGACCGGTCTGGAGGCGGTGCTATACGGACAAGGAGAAGGTATGGATCTTCACTCCGCCTCCTTGACGAGGGCCTCTGTCCTGCTGCCGGATTCCGGCTTCGCCGTCCTCCGCCACTCGGGCAACCCACTGTCCGTTCTGGCAGACTTCGGCGAGCATGGCGGCTCTCACGGGCATTATGACAAGCTGCAAATCACGATTATGCATCGGTTGGGAGAGGTTGCTCCCGAGCTCGGAATGGTTCCTTACGGCTCCATTTTGCGAAAGGAATGGTATGCCGAAACCGCGAGCCATAACACGGTCAGCATCGGAGGACGCTCCCAGGCTCCCCATACCGGCAGCTGCAGGCAATTCCGGCAGGAAAACGAAGATACGTACTTATGGATTCGCTCGGACGGCGCATATGAAGAGGCTGTTCTCGACCGGCATCTTTTATTGACCGACGGTTGGCTGCTGGACTGGTTTCATGTTGAGCAGGTAACGGGCCGGGAGCAGGATCAGGAAGTAGACTGGTGGTATCATCCGACGGGACATTTGCTGTTCCCGGTTGAGCCTCGCCGCGTCCGGACGGACTCTCCGGCAGTCCTTGGACAAGAAGCGGGCTACGGCTCAGTAGAGGTGCTGTCCGTCCTACAGAATGAGACAGACTGTGCGTTAAGAGCAGGGTGGAGCACCCGTCATGGTGGAGGGAGCCACGACCCGGAATATGAAGTGTCCGTAAGCGCTCTGCTGCCGCCCGGCTCCATTCTGCATGAAATCCGCACACCGGGTATTACCGAAGACCCGAGCAGGCGCATTCGAGGCATCATGCTTCGGCACAGAGGCCCCTCGGTTGATTTCATTACGGTTTATCGGGACGGTCATGAACCGGCCGTACTGAAGCTTGTGAGTCAAGCGGGCGAACCGGCCCGAATCCAGGTAGAAGCAACTGGGCAACGAGTTGTCTATGGCCTGAACCCCGAAGCGGGACTAATTCAGGAAGAGTACCGGAATACGGAGGAGTAA
- a CDS encoding DUF4962 domain-containing protein, whose protein sequence is MSEPLFQPASGVLDVSYGPDEHTDVGENPPRFTWMPACLEEGMYELQISLTTEFKPECTLTYSRIPYNLFTPDKPLEPGTYHWRYTLIGENDSRSEWSKVRAFVVADKLPLTPLPSRAERYSAVSASHPRLWLQAEQLHSFREAVRQDPASTGWDDFLKHSVLPWTERALIPEPAPYPDNKRVAKLWRQMYMDCQEVFYAVRHLAIAGVVLEDEALIAKAREWLLHAASWNTEGTTSRDYNDECAFRIAGTLAWGYDWLHGSLTEEERLKVRQALLRRTGQVAFHVIERSRIHQVPYDSHAVRSLSSVLVPCCISMLGEEEKVQEWFDYTLEYFSAMYTPWGGKDGGWAEGPMYWTTQMAFVTEAFNLVRKYMGINFYERPFLRKTGDFPLYCFSPDTLRASFGDQSTLGDPVSLKTGFNIRQFAGLEGNGQYQWYYERTKELNPDTQMIFYNYGWWDFRFDEMVYRKDYPQVPSEPPLAAEPLKWFQDVGWVAMHHRMEEPQEHIMMLAKSSRYGSVSHSHGDQNAFLLHAFGEPLAIESGYYVAFNSTMHMQWRRQTRSKNVILIDGRGQYAGTDKSKNMAASGKVLKAHSTPGISYTQMDATEAYRENVPYIKRYVREIYFFDSAYFVIADSLDLERPGKLDWLFHTLYPLTLKGQTFKVNGKKAQMEGRFVYSSSGEMALSQNNQFTDVDPKDWEGLPEHWHLTASTQEAISHRIVTLLIPQKSGSRDYVSYFMDDQDHGVHVYFTNQGVTRRVEIPKAY, encoded by the coding sequence ATGTCCGAACCTTTATTTCAACCCGCCAGCGGCGTTCTCGACGTGTCTTATGGGCCTGATGAACATACGGATGTTGGAGAGAACCCGCCGCGTTTTACATGGATGCCTGCTTGTCTGGAAGAGGGAATGTATGAGCTGCAGATATCCTTAACCACCGAATTTAAGCCTGAATGCACGCTGACCTACAGTCGAATTCCCTATAATCTGTTTACTCCGGATAAGCCGCTGGAACCCGGCACCTATCATTGGCGCTACACTCTTATCGGGGAGAACGATTCCCGTTCCGAGTGGAGCAAAGTAAGAGCTTTCGTGGTTGCGGATAAGCTGCCGTTAACGCCTCTTCCATCCCGAGCGGAACGGTATTCCGCCGTTTCCGCCAGCCATCCGCGGCTTTGGCTCCAGGCGGAACAGCTTCATTCCTTCCGGGAAGCCGTCCGCCAAGACCCTGCCTCAACTGGCTGGGATGACTTCCTGAAGCATTCCGTACTGCCCTGGACAGAGCGTGCTCTTATTCCCGAGCCTGCGCCGTATCCGGATAATAAGCGCGTAGCCAAGCTATGGCGGCAGATGTATATGGACTGCCAGGAAGTTTTCTACGCCGTTCGGCATCTTGCCATAGCGGGGGTTGTGCTGGAGGACGAGGCGCTCATTGCCAAAGCAAGAGAGTGGCTGCTTCATGCTGCAAGCTGGAACACGGAGGGGACCACCAGCCGGGATTACAATGACGAATGCGCTTTTCGCATAGCCGGAACGTTGGCATGGGGCTATGATTGGCTTCACGGCTCTCTGACGGAAGAGGAGCGTCTTAAGGTACGGCAGGCTCTGCTGCGGAGAACCGGACAGGTAGCCTTCCACGTCATCGAACGCTCCCGAATTCATCAAGTGCCTTATGACAGCCATGCGGTCCGCTCTTTGTCCTCCGTGCTCGTTCCCTGCTGCATTTCCATGTTGGGCGAGGAGGAGAAAGTTCAGGAATGGTTTGATTATACGCTGGAGTATTTCTCCGCAATGTATACCCCATGGGGCGGCAAGGATGGCGGTTGGGCTGAAGGTCCTATGTATTGGACCACTCAGATGGCTTTCGTTACAGAGGCGTTCAATCTGGTTCGCAAATACATGGGAATCAACTTCTATGAGCGTCCCTTCTTACGCAAAACCGGCGACTTTCCGCTCTATTGCTTCAGCCCCGACACTTTGAGGGCCAGCTTCGGGGATCAATCGACGCTGGGGGATCCGGTCAGTCTCAAGACGGGCTTCAATATCCGCCAATTCGCCGGTTTAGAGGGAAACGGACAATACCAGTGGTATTATGAGCGGACCAAAGAGCTGAATCCCGATACCCAGATGATCTTCTATAATTACGGCTGGTGGGATTTTCGGTTCGATGAGATGGTTTACCGCAAGGATTATCCGCAGGTTCCTTCAGAGCCACCGCTCGCTGCGGAGCCTCTGAAGTGGTTTCAGGATGTTGGCTGGGTCGCCATGCATCATAGGATGGAAGAACCTCAGGAGCATATCATGATGCTCGCCAAGAGCAGCCGTTACGGCTCCGTGAGCCATAGCCACGGGGATCAGAACGCCTTCCTGCTGCATGCGTTCGGCGAGCCTCTGGCTATCGAGAGTGGCTATTACGTCGCATTCAACAGCACGATGCATATGCAGTGGCGCAGGCAAACCCGCTCCAAGAACGTGATTCTTATTGACGGGAGGGGCCAATATGCCGGAACGGACAAGTCGAAGAACATGGCAGCCTCCGGCAAGGTGCTGAAGGCGCATAGCACGCCCGGGATCAGCTACACGCAGATGGATGCAACGGAAGCCTACCGGGAGAATGTGCCCTATATCAAGCGGTATGTGCGGGAAATATACTTCTTTGATAGCGCTTATTTTGTCATCGCGGATAGTTTGGATCTGGAACGTCCCGGAAAACTGGATTGGCTGTTCCATACGCTCTATCCCTTGACGTTGAAGGGCCAAACCTTCAAAGTAAATGGCAAAAAAGCTCAAATGGAGGGCCGGTTTGTCTACAGCTCTTCCGGAGAGATGGCGCTTAGCCAAAACAATCAATTTACCGATGTAGATCCGAAGGATTGGGAAGGGCTGCCCGAGCACTGGCACCTGACCGCATCAACCCAAGAGGCCATAAGCCATCGTATCGTGACTCTCCTTATTCCCCAAAAATCAGGAAGCCGGGATTACGTATCGTACTTTATGGACGATCAGGACCATGGGGTTCATGTTTACTTTACGAATCAGGGGGTTACCCGCCGGGTTGAGATTCCCAAAGCGTACTAG
- a CDS encoding ABC transporter ATP-binding protein encodes MISTRLNRKTANPSLEKKTTSGPVKELLRLSAPYATPLVIACLCVVIVNAAYLVQPLILQRVIDHFLIGHAAPSGLDSIGGMALLYLIISAAGGVFSYIQSLLVARAGQGLIHNLRVKVLSIIQLLPLSYLDRTLPGRLITRATNDTSEISDLYTDVVVMLIKDVLLLGGIVYVMLSLSLELTLVSFIVIPVIIFLVVYIKNRIQRNFFHMKHFIGRINGFIAESISGMRVIQIFRAEKEKEAQFLELNGQYFETTLTQVRLNSILKPASDLFQNLSIAILVWYGAGKIFGGSLQIGVLYAFTTYIKQFFAPISDLADKYTSIQSALVSTERICELFREQDRLETPEEGLPVERLDGAIEFKHVWFAYNDADWVLKDVSFVIKKGQTAAFIGETGAGKTTIISLINGFYRVQKGEILIDGINVNDIRLTDLRRNVSVVLQDVFLFSGNIRDNVTLGDDIADEAVRDALRASCAETFIQDLPAGMNEPVTERGGSLSSGQRQLISFARALAHDPAIFVLDEATANIDTHTEKLIQQAVDNLARGRTTLIIAHRLSTIAGADIIIAMKNGRIAESGGSGELLKQGGYYAKLLEESRSHAASC; translated from the coding sequence ATGATCTCTACACGGCTCAACAGGAAGACGGCCAACCCCAGTCTTGAGAAGAAGACGACGTCCGGTCCGGTAAAAGAACTGCTGCGGCTCTCCGCGCCGTATGCCACTCCGCTCGTAATCGCCTGTCTCTGTGTGGTCATTGTAAACGCAGCTTACCTCGTTCAACCGCTGATTCTTCAGCGGGTAATCGACCACTTTCTGATCGGGCATGCCGCTCCCAGCGGCCTTGATTCCATCGGGGGTATGGCGCTGCTGTATCTTATCATTTCGGCGGCAGGCGGCGTCTTCTCCTACATTCAATCGCTGCTCGTCGCCAGGGCGGGACAGGGTCTGATTCATAACCTGAGGGTCAAGGTGCTCTCAATTATTCAACTACTTCCTCTCTCCTATCTGGACCGGACACTGCCCGGCAGGCTCATTACGCGGGCGACCAACGATACATCAGAAATCAGCGATCTGTACACCGACGTTGTCGTTATGCTGATCAAGGATGTACTGCTCCTTGGGGGAATCGTGTACGTCATGCTTTCGCTCAGCCTGGAGCTAACACTCGTTTCTTTCATCGTTATTCCGGTTATCATCTTCCTGGTCGTCTATATCAAAAACCGGATTCAAAGGAACTTCTTTCATATGAAACATTTCATCGGCAGAATCAACGGCTTTATCGCGGAGAGCATCTCCGGAATGCGGGTCATTCAAATCTTTCGGGCGGAAAAAGAGAAGGAAGCGCAATTTCTCGAACTGAACGGTCAATATTTCGAAACCACACTGACCCAAGTGCGGCTGAACAGCATTTTGAAGCCCGCCTCCGATCTGTTTCAAAACCTTTCCATCGCTATACTGGTCTGGTACGGAGCGGGCAAAATCTTCGGCGGCTCGCTGCAGATCGGCGTCCTATATGCGTTCACTACGTACATTAAGCAGTTTTTCGCACCGATCTCCGATCTTGCCGACAAATATACTTCGATCCAGTCGGCGCTTGTCTCCACGGAACGGATTTGCGAACTCTTCCGGGAACAGGACCGGCTGGAAACTCCCGAGGAGGGACTTCCTGTAGAGCGTCTGGACGGGGCCATCGAATTCAAGCATGTGTGGTTTGCTTATAACGATGCCGACTGGGTGCTGAAGGACGTAAGCTTTGTTATCAAAAAAGGCCAGACCGCCGCCTTTATCGGCGAAACCGGCGCGGGCAAAACGACGATCATCAGCCTCATCAACGGCTTCTACCGTGTGCAGAAAGGTGAGATTCTGATCGACGGCATCAACGTCAACGATATCCGGCTGACCGACCTTCGGCGGAACGTATCGGTGGTGCTTCAGGATGTGTTTCTGTTCTCGGGCAACATCCGCGACAATGTTACGCTTGGGGACGACATCGCAGACGAAGCCGTACGGGACGCTCTGCGGGCGTCATGCGCCGAGACGTTTATTCAAGATCTTCCGGCCGGCATGAACGAGCCCGTCACGGAACGAGGGGGCAGTCTGTCCTCTGGACAGCGGCAGCTGATCTCCTTCGCCAGGGCGCTTGCGCATGATCCCGCGATCTTCGTGCTGGACGAAGCGACCGCCAATATCGACACGCATACGGAGAAGCTGATCCAGCAGGCGGTCGACAACCTTGCGCGCGGGCGCACCACCCTGATTATCGCCCACCGCCTGTCGACGATCGCCGGAGCCGATATCATCATCGCGATGAAGAACGGCAGGATCGCCGAGTCGGGCGGCAGCGGCGAGCTGCTGAAGCAGGGCGGATATTACGCGAAGCTGCTGGAGGAAAGCCGCAGCCATGCCGCATCCTGCTGA
- a CDS encoding ABC transporter ATP-binding protein, producing MKASFLLRFFKSRKFSYAAGFAFMFAASFIQTLFPKVLGSSVDLMKERGFALHPVLMNVLWMVLIAFAVFAFTFLWRNMIIANGRNLECYIREELFRHLLTLSPAFYGKRKTGDLIAHAINDISAVRMTFGPATAMSFNGIVICISSIYFMFAAVDARLALLTLAPLPFIIALMLYIGRKIQSRFRIVQDQFGLVSDKVQENISGIRVIKAYAQERSEIEKFSVLSSSMAQSNVNLIKVSAALPPLIEFGFAVCFVINLFYGSRMVLRGDISVGDFVAFNGYLSLIVSPIVSIGRVVTYFQRGMASLGRLYDIMSVKPDVTDSPHALGLRPEGEIELRHLTFLHDGASVPALSDVSLRLPKGRTLGVIGPTGSGKSTLAALLLRLYNTKPGQILLDGRDIGDYSLASLREGYAFVPQDTFVFASSVRDNIVFFKDTYDDEEVETASRLSLIADSISRFPDGYDTLLGDRGVNLSGGQKQRMAIARALIRDPAVLILDDALSAVDAVTEGRILESLRRARKSKTNIIISHRISALMEADEIIVLDKGTIRERGTHEKLLKKGGMYYDLYTAQQEDGQPQS from the coding sequence ATGAAGGCTTCTTTTCTGCTGCGGTTCTTCAAGAGCCGCAAATTCAGTTACGCCGCCGGCTTTGCATTTATGTTCGCCGCTTCGTTTATCCAGACGCTATTTCCCAAAGTGCTTGGGAGCTCCGTTGACCTGATGAAAGAGAGGGGCTTTGCGCTTCACCCGGTGCTGATGAATGTGCTGTGGATGGTGCTGATCGCCTTCGCCGTCTTCGCCTTCACCTTCTTGTGGCGGAATATGATTATCGCGAATGGGCGAAATTTGGAATGCTATATTCGGGAAGAGCTGTTCCGTCATTTATTGACCCTGTCTCCTGCCTTCTATGGCAAGCGTAAAACGGGAGATCTGATCGCCCATGCCATCAACGACATTTCCGCCGTACGCATGACTTTTGGGCCGGCCACGGCGATGTCCTTCAACGGTATCGTGATTTGCATTTCATCCATTTATTTTATGTTTGCCGCCGTGGATGCCCGGCTTGCTCTTCTGACGCTCGCGCCACTGCCGTTCATCATCGCTCTTATGCTCTATATTGGCCGCAAGATCCAGAGCCGGTTCCGAATCGTTCAGGATCAGTTCGGGCTCGTGTCCGACAAAGTTCAGGAGAATATTTCGGGTATCCGGGTGATCAAAGCGTATGCCCAGGAGCGTTCGGAAATAGAAAAGTTCAGCGTGTTAAGCAGCAGCATGGCCCAGTCGAATGTTAATCTTATCAAGGTATCCGCCGCGCTCCCCCCCTTGATCGAATTCGGATTTGCAGTTTGCTTCGTGATCAATCTGTTCTACGGAAGCCGCATGGTGCTGCGGGGAGACATAAGCGTCGGAGATTTCGTGGCGTTTAACGGATATTTAAGCCTGATCGTCAGCCCCATCGTGTCCATAGGAAGAGTCGTCACCTATTTCCAGCGCGGCATGGCTTCCCTCGGGAGGCTGTACGACATTATGAGCGTCAAGCCGGACGTCACCGATTCCCCTCACGCTCTGGGGCTTCGCCCGGAAGGCGAGATCGAACTGCGCCATTTAACCTTTTTACATGACGGCGCCAGCGTTCCTGCGCTTTCGGATGTCTCGCTGCGGCTCCCCAAAGGACGTACGCTGGGCGTCATCGGACCAACCGGCTCTGGCAAAAGCACGCTGGCCGCTCTGCTGCTGCGGCTGTACAATACGAAGCCAGGGCAAATCCTGCTGGATGGCCGGGATATCGGCGATTATTCGCTCGCGTCTTTGCGGGAAGGCTATGCTTTTGTGCCGCAGGATACTTTTGTATTTGCTTCCTCCGTTAGAGACAATATCGTATTTTTTAAGGATACATACGACGATGAAGAGGTTGAGACGGCTTCCCGGCTCAGTCTTATCGCGGACAGCATCTCCCGCTTCCCTGACGGTTACGATACCCTTCTCGGAGACCGCGGGGTCAATCTTTCGGGCGGCCAAAAACAGCGGATGGCTATCGCACGCGCTCTGATCAGAGACCCTGCCGTCCTCATTCTGGACGATGCGCTTTCGGCGGTCGACGCCGTCACGGAAGGGCGTATACTGGAAAGCCTGCGCCGGGCGCGGAAAAGCAAAACCAATATTATCATCTCGCACCGGATTTCCGCCCTGATGGAAGCGGACGAAATTATTGTCCTGGATAAAGGCACCATTCGCGAACGCGGGACACATGAAAAGCTCCTGAAGAAGGGAGGAATGTATTATGATCTCTACACGGCTCAACAGGAAGACGGCCAACCCCAGTCTTGA
- a CDS encoding LacI family DNA-binding transcriptional regulator, with protein sequence MKNKKVTITDIAEAMGLSPVSISRALSDQTGISDELKRKVIQKAAEMGYVKPKRNMSARILVLHQTPYREDNSNFSHMMQGIEKALQKEDADYSIEFLDKETQNRMILPYRLSKGFAFDGVILIGRFNLNYAALINEKIPNLIFLTGYSPAYDYDSVWFSFINAGYKQCQYLIDRGHTRIGFVGNRKVYRNKEKQNGIAFALEENGLPVDEALFWESDEDYPAKLQNLIADNRLPTAFICDHDFTAIEFIRALHQHDIKVPDDVSILGSGNTEVSALSLPPLTTMDLNIEYSCRVVVSTLLKRIAEPDKPAENIAVLSTLVERESVRRI encoded by the coding sequence TTGAAGAATAAAAAAGTAACGATTACCGACATTGCTGAAGCTATGGGTCTCTCGCCGGTATCGATCAGCCGCGCCTTGTCGGACCAGACCGGCATCAGCGACGAATTGAAACGGAAGGTCATTCAGAAAGCGGCGGAAATGGGCTATGTCAAACCAAAGAGGAATATGTCCGCTCGCATTCTCGTACTTCATCAAACGCCTTACCGCGAAGATAACAGCAATTTCAGCCACATGATGCAGGGGATCGAGAAGGCGCTCCAAAAGGAAGACGCCGACTATAGCATTGAATTTTTGGATAAGGAAACCCAGAACCGAATGATTCTTCCCTATCGGCTCAGCAAGGGCTTCGCCTTCGACGGCGTCATTTTGATCGGCAGGTTCAACCTGAACTATGCCGCATTGATCAACGAAAAGATACCGAATTTGATTTTTCTCACCGGTTATTCGCCGGCTTACGACTATGACAGTGTGTGGTTCAGCTTCATCAACGCCGGTTACAAGCAGTGCCAGTATTTAATCGACAGGGGCCACACCCGGATCGGCTTTGTCGGCAACCGGAAAGTTTACCGGAACAAGGAGAAACAAAACGGCATTGCCTTCGCGCTCGAAGAGAACGGGCTGCCTGTCGACGAAGCTCTTTTTTGGGAATCGGATGAGGACTACCCTGCGAAATTGCAGAATCTGATCGCGGACAATCGGCTTCCGACCGCCTTTATTTGCGATCATGATTTTACCGCTATCGAATTCATCCGTGCGCTTCATCAGCATGATATAAAAGTACCGGACGATGTCTCGATTCTCGGCAGCGGCAACACGGAAGTCTCCGCTCTATCGTTGCCTCCTCTAACCACGATGGATTTAAATATCGAGTACTCTTGCCGGGTGGTTGTATCCACTCTGCTCAAACGGATTGCCGAACCCGACAAGCCCGCCGAAAACATCGCGGTACTGAGCACTCTCGTGGAAAGGGAATCGGTCCGGCGCATTTGA